In the genome of Planctomyces sp. SH-PL62, the window TTCACCATGACGTCGGTGTGGGTGTTGGCGTAGTTCACGCCCGAGTGCTGATAGTGGACCAGTCGGTTGTCGAACAGCGTGTCGCCCAGCCGGTAGTAGTCGAACCGGGGGAGCCACTGCGACTCCGTGTTGAAGTCCATCAGGTTGGCCTCGCCCCACAGGCTGGCCGACCAGTTGTTCTTCTGATACTGGCCGTAGAGCAGCGTCTCCTGGTCCATGCCGACGTCGAACAGCCGCTTGTAGTACTCCTCGAGGAAGTAGCGGTCGGAGCTGTAGCCGATCTCGGCCTGGAGTCGCAGGTCCTCGTACTGGTGCTCCTCGTCGTCGGGGAGGAAGCGCTGCATGTGGCGGAGGTTGAACCGACCCCGGATGTCCTGGAACGCCGGGACGCCGGACCGCTGGTAGCCGCGTTGCCCCGCGCCGGCGGGGCCGTTGGTGACGATGGCGGGGCCGGAGCCGAGGACGTCGATCCCCTTGTCCTGGAGCCCCCAGACGTCGAAGTAGCCGTAGTAATCGCGGGTGACGCTCGGCTCGCGGTTCCGGTTCGTGTGGTACGGGTCGAGCACGTCGTTGATGAGGTCGGTGCCGAACCAGCCCAGCTCGCTTCCCAGCGCGGGGAAGGTCTTGGTCCGGGCGCTGAGGTAGTCGACGTCCAGATTCCAGGTGTCGATCTGGTTGGGGCGTCGGATGCCGAAGACCTTGAAGCCGTTCCAGTCGGTGAGCAGCTGCTGGCCGAAGTAGTTGTTGGTGCGGAAGCCGATCATCCGCAACGGGGGGTCGAGGTCGTCGGTCTCGCCGGTGAACCGGGGCCAGTAGAAGACCGGGACCGGCCCCATGTAGAAGAGGTTGGTCCGCGCGTCGTAGCGCCAGACCTGGTCGCGGGAGGTCGCGCCGTCGGGGCCTTTCAGGGGCTTGCCGTTGACGGGGTCGGTGGCCTCGGTGGACGACCGGGAGAGGGTGATCGAGCGGTTGTAGATCTTGTACGCGGGGTCGGGGAACCGGCTGCCGGTGGAGATGGCGCGCTCCGCGCGGATCTCGGGGTCGGGGCTCATGACGAGCGTGCCGTCCTCGCGGCGGACCACGGCGCGGAACTGCTCGATGCGGGGGGCCTTGAGCTTCATCGGGCTGATGAGGTTTGGCGCGAAGACGTCGGCCTGGGCCTGGATGGCCATGAGCTTGTCGGTGACGAAGTCGTAGTAGATCTTGTCGGCGCGGAAGGTGCGCTGGTCGGCCTTGCCGGCGAACTTGTTCTCGTCCTGCCGGAAGATGACGTCGCCTTCGAGGTAGATCTCCATCGGCTGGCCCGGATCCTCGACCCGCTCGCCCTGGCTGCCGACGACGGCCTCGCCTTTCTCCGGGTCGGGGTGGCGCCAGATGACGGCGCTCTCGGCCACGATGTCGACCGTGCCGAGCTTGGGCATGGTCGCGACCACGTTGACGCCGCCCCGGATGATGATCGTGTTCGTCCCCTCCGAGCGGAACTCCTTCACGTCCATCGGCCGTCCGCTGCGCGGGAAGATCCAGGTGACGCGCTGCGAGCCCGGGTTCTTCGGCGGCTGGAACATCGGCGGCGGGGCGAGCGGGTCCGCTTCGGGCGCGGGCTCGTGAGGCTCGTCGGCGCGGAGTGGGGGCGCGGGCTCGTCTTCCATATCGCCGGGGAGCGGCTCCAGGGAGGGCGCCGGCGACGGGTCGAACTCGTCGCGAAGGTCGGGCACCTCGACCTCGGGCGCGGCCTCGATCGGCGGCAGGTCGATCATCGGCGCCTCGTCCTCGTCGTCCTCGACGGCGGGCGCGGGCCGGCCGCCGTCCTGCGCGGGCCGGACTTCCGGGTCGCGGCCGGACGGGGGGGCCGGGGCGTCGTCGGCCGCCGGGACGATCGCCTGGGCCTCGACGATCTGTGGATCGACGGGCCTCGGGGCCGACGCCGCCGGCGCGCCGAGCGGCCGGCCGGCCTGGTCGACCACCTCGCGAGGGAGCGGGCCCGGGGGGCCGCCACGGCCGGCGCCTGCGCCGGGAACCCGGCGCGGGCGAGGATGTCGAGCCCTTCCGGCGGCGCTTCCAGACGCTTGAGATTGGGCGAGACGCGGACGTCGCGCACGGTCTGGAGGACGGCCCGGCCCTGCTTGCGGGGCGGGGCGTCGGCCGTCGGCGCGCGGACCTCCCCCTCGGCGTAGAGCTCGGCCTGATAGACCGTGGACTCGTCGAGCGCCTGCTGGGTGATCCGGACCACCAGGCCGCCCGCGGTCATCCCGCGGCCCCCCTGGACAGCCGACGCCGCGCCCGAAAGGACGACCCAACGGCCGTCGGGCGCGTCCCAAACGATCGCGGTGCTCGCCTTCAGGTCGATCGGCTCGGCCAGGCCCGGATGGGCCTGGCGCGGGTCGTCGGCCGCGACGGCGAGGCCGCGGAGCGAGGCCGCAAGGATGAACCCGAACCACACGCGGAAGCGCATGTGACGTCTGGGTTGGTCGTGCTCGCGCACGGTACCTCCCGAGATTCGACCGACGTGACGAAGCGGACGGCCGTCCTTGGCCGTTCCGCGGGCAACCGACGTCCCGACTCGATCGCGACGTACGTCCTCGGATTCGCGCCCCGCCGATCGGCGCGACGCGGTCGTTCGGACCTGACTCTCCCCGCGGCCGCGCCCGAAACGGGCGCCAGATAGGAACGGGGATCGGATCGAGACAAAGACGCGAAAGGACGTTCGGCGGGACAGTATCCGCCCCCCCCGATTCGGTCAAGCCGAGATGACTCGTCGACTTCCCAGTCAGACGGTCCTCCCCCCGGTCGAACCGCCCAGGGCCGGAGGCCAGGGACGAAGGCGCCGCGCAGCGGCGGATGGGGGGGCGACGCGCACGGAAACCGTCGCGGCTTCGTGTCGTCCGCCTTTACGGTCCCCCTCATCCGGACTTCGGCCACCTTCCCCCACCGGGGGGGAGGGGGGATCGAGACAGCACGGCGTTCGAGCGGATGGCTCGGTCTCTCAGGCGCCGGCGTCGGCTTCGGAGCGCAGGCGGAGGCCGATGGGGAGGGCGTCGCCGAGGGCCTGGCCCTCCTGGGCGGCTTCCAGCTCGTGGTATTCGCGGACGGGGCGGAGCGCGGCCTCGTCGGCGCCGAGGCGGGCGAGGGCTTCCAGGGCGCGGGCGCGCACCGGGTCGGCCAGGTCGCGGACCCGGTCGCCGGAGAAGCGGGCGATCTGGCCCAGGGCGAAGGCGGCGTCGGCCGACTCGCGGCCCGGGGCGTAGTCGCGATCGGCGAGCGCCCCGGCCCAGCGCTCGGCGGCCTCGCGGCGGACGACGGTGTTGGCGGGTCCGAAGAGCGGCACGCGGGCGCCCAGTCGTCCCAGGCACCAGAGGGTGTGGCTCGGGATCGAAGGTCGCGCCAGGTCTTTCACGAGGAGGTCGCCGAGCGGCTCCTTGGACTCGGCCGGCACCCGTTCCAGGCCGGCGGCGCAGCGCCACATCTCGGCCAGCTCGTGGGCCTCGGGCTTGGGGCGGCCCGCCTTCTTGGCGGGGGTGGAGCCCCTGGGCGGGTTCAGGAACGGGGCGAGCCGACGGAGGATCTCGTCGTGGTGGGCGCGGGTCAGGCCGGCGGCCACGCGGCGCCAGAGGATCCACCATTCGGCCCAGCACTGCACGTCCTTGGTGTGCTTCACTCCCTGGTGGAACGCCGGCCAGAGGGCCTTGATCCGAAGCTCGTCGAGCGGGAAGCCCCGGCCGGGCCGGAGGGCGTACCCCGCCAGGTTGAACCAGCGCGATTCATGACGAGGGCTCTTGAGGCGATGATCGGCCAGGTCGCGGAGCGGCTCCCAGAACGCCCGGAGCGCCGAGGGGGGCCAGCCGTCGCGGCCGACGTCCAGGATCTCCTCCAGCTTCTTGACCAGGCGGGCGGGGCCTTCGTCGGAGTTCGCGGCCGAGGCCGAGGCCTGGAAGGCCGCTCGGATCGCCTCGACGGCCGCGTCCAGCTCTCCCTGCTCGACCACGATCCGGTCGGTCTCGGCGTCGGCCACCGTGCCCCTCGTCGCGGAGGCGTCGGCCGCCCCGCGAAGCTGGATCTGGAGCCGCCAGCGCCGGGCGTCGGACTTCGCCTGGCACCACAGTTCGACCGTCCCGACCTCGGTCACGCGCGCCGCGAGATTGACCGCCGCGCGTTCGGCCCTGGCCTTCCGGCCGACCCGCATCAGGCTCTGGAGCGGCGGGAGTTCGAGGATCGAGTCCGGGTCTGCCGAGACCAGGTCGCCGGGGCGGTCGTCCGGTCGGACCGAGCTGCTCGCCAGCGGGAAGGCGACCGGCTGGCCCATCAGGAGGTCGAAATCCCGGCCCTCGATGGCGATCTCGTCCCCTTCCTCGGCGTCGCGAGGGACCACGCAGAGCCAGGGGCGGCCCGGCTGATCGCTCTCAAAGCCGACGTAGAACGAGCGGGCGGTGCCGCCGCCGATCCGGATGCCCCCGCCGCGACGGACCACCCCGTAGTACGCCGCGCCGTGGGCCACGGCCAGGTCGAGCGACGAGTTCGCCAGCACTCGAGGCGCGTACGGCGGCCCCGGATCGTCGCCGAACCACGAGGCGACGACCTGGACCAGCCGGTCGCGGATCGAGTCTGGCGTGAGGGCGCCGCCGTTGAACAGGATCGCGTCGGGCCGGGCGGGGCGGTCGCCGACAGGGTTCGCCTCCGGGTCCCGTCCGACCGGGAGGGGCTGGTGGCGGCGGAGGAACGACGCCAGGTGCCTGGGGACGGCCGGATCGGCGACGAACGGCAGGCCGAATTCCTGGAGGCCGGAACGCGCGCCTCGGGCCGGGTCCTCGCCCCGGGCGACGCTCGGGAAGAACCCGTCCAGGGCGATCTGCCGCACCTCTTCGCGGGTCAGCTCCGACTGGATGCTGCCGCCGATGATCCGCGACCCCCGCCCGGCGATCGTGACCGGCCAGCGCTCCAGGGCAGGGGACTGCTGGACGAGGAGCTTCTCCTTGGCCGTCCGGCAGGCGAACCGCAGGGCGCTCCACTGCTCGCCGTCGAGCTTGACGCCGCCGAGCTTCTTCTCGACGTGGTGGGCCAGGGCGAGGTCGATGTTGTCGCCGCCGAGCATCAGGTGGTCGCCCACCGCGACCCGTCGGAAGCCGGGCCCGGTCGGGGTCTCGGTGACGGTGATCAGGCTGAAGTCGGTCGTCCCGCCGCCGATGTCGCAGACCAGGATCAGCTCCCCGGCGCGGACCTCGCGCTGCCAGCGGTCCTGGTGGGTGACGATCCAGCAATAGAAGGCCGCCTGGGGCTCCTCCAGGAGCGTGACGGCCTCCAGCCCGGCGCGTTTGGCGGCCTCCAGGGTCAGCTCGCGGGCCGCCTCGTCGAACGAGGCCGGGAC includes:
- a CDS encoding Hsp70 family protein, producing the protein MTRSRYIVGIDLGTTNCAVSYVDTKGRERPAADIRAFEVPQLVAPGETAPRPTLPSFVYLAGGPELPPGASRLPWSEGADRIVGEFARLQGAKVPSRLVSSAKSWLCHAGVDREAPILPWGGPPEVKKVSPVEASADYLIHIRDAWNHAMAGDEPSRRLEKQEIVLTVPASFDEAARELTLEAAKRAGLEAVTLLEEPQAAFYCWIVTHQDRWQREVRAGELILVCDIGGGTTDFSLITVTETPTGPGFRRVAVGDHLMLGGDNIDLALAHHVEKKLGGVKLDGEQWSALRFACRTAKEKLLVQQSPALERWPVTIAGRGSRIIGGSIQSELTREEVRQIALDGFFPSVARGEDPARGARSGLQEFGLPFVADPAVPRHLASFLRRHQPLPVGRDPEANPVGDRPARPDAILFNGGALTPDSIRDRLVQVVASWFGDDPGPPYAPRVLANSSLDLAVAHGAAYYGVVRRGGGIRIGGGTARSFYVGFESDQPGRPWLCVVPRDAEEGDEIAIEGRDFDLLMGQPVAFPLASSSVRPDDRPGDLVSADPDSILELPPLQSLMRVGRKARAERAAVNLAARVTEVGTVELWCQAKSDARRWRLQIQLRGAADASATRGTVADAETDRIVVEQGELDAAVEAIRAAFQASASAANSDEGPARLVKKLEEILDVGRDGWPPSALRAFWEPLRDLADHRLKSPRHESRWFNLAGYALRPGRGFPLDELRIKALWPAFHQGVKHTKDVQCWAEWWILWRRVAAGLTRAHHDEILRRLAPFLNPPRGSTPAKKAGRPKPEAHELAEMWRCAAGLERVPAESKEPLGDLLVKDLARPSIPSHTLWCLGRLGARVPLFGPANTVVRREAAERWAGALADRDYAPGRESADAAFALGQIARFSGDRVRDLADPVRARALEALARLGADEAALRPVREYHELEAAQEGQALGDALPIGLRLRSEADAGA